From Rutidosis leptorrhynchoides isolate AG116_Rl617_1_P2 chromosome 3, CSIRO_AGI_Rlap_v1, whole genome shotgun sequence, a single genomic window includes:
- the LOC139896711 gene encoding stress enhanced protein 2, chloroplastic: MALAARPIFCHVNSNKPAIQKDEPVTLLPVQKLRLTNTSSVTADTGKILLQPRVCTLRSYGSDPFGVMKIRNVDTDGSGDGDDVSRFFGMLSEYIESSKKSQDFEIISGRLAMIVFAGTVTMEVVTGNSLFRKTDLQGIAEGAGVCLCAVAFAATFAWFSSARGRVDRIFSVRCNTFIDSLIDQVVDGLFYEIDPSDWSDEL, from the exons ATGGCTTTGGCTGCTCGCCCAATTTTCTGCCATGTCAACTCAAACAAACCGGCGATTCAGAAAGACGAACCAGTCACTTTACTTCCGGTTCAGAAACTGAGGTTGACGAATACATCGTCTGTAACTGCGGATACCGGAAAGATCTTATTGCAACCACGAGTTTGCACACTTAGATCGTACGGGTCGGATCCTTTTGGAGTTATGAAGATCCGAAACGTGGATACCGATGGATCAGGTGATGGCGATGACGTGTCACGTTTCTTTGGTATGCTTTCGGAGTACATAGAAAGTTCAAAAAAGAGCCAAGACTTTGAAATTATATCGGGTCGTTTAGCCATG ATTGTTTTTGCAGGGACAGTTACAATGGAAGTTGTGACAGGTAATTCATTATTTCGGAAAACCGATTTACAGGGGATTGCAGAGGGTGCAGGGGTGTGTTTATGTGCAGTAGCATTTGCTGCAACTTTCGCTTGGTTTTCAAGTGCTCGTGGTAGAGTTGATCGAATCTTCTCAGTACGTTGTAACACCTTTATTGATTCTCTTATTGACCAAGTTGTTGATGGGTTGTTCTATGAAATCGATCCAAGTGATTGGTCTGATGAACTCTGA